In Gymnogyps californianus isolate 813 chromosome 1, ASM1813914v2, whole genome shotgun sequence, the following are encoded in one genomic region:
- the CALU gene encoding calumenin isoform X1 — MTIPQLLLCLSLSMLCISSKPTEKKDRVHHDPQLSDKVHDDAQNFDYDHDAFLGADEAKTFDQLTPEESKERLGKIVSKIDEDKDGFVTVEELKDWIKFAQKRWIYEDVERQWKGHDLNEDGLISWEEYKNATYGYILDDPDPDDGFNYKQMMVRDERRFKMADKDGDLTATKEEFTAFLHPEEYDYMKDIVVQETMEDIDKNGDGFIDLEEYIGDMYSHDGDADEPEWVKTEREQFVEFRDKNRDGKMDKEETKDWILPSDYDHAEAEARHLVYESDQNKDGKLTKEEIVEKYDLFVGSQATDFGEALVRHDEF; from the exons ATGACCATCCCtcagctcctcctctgcctgtcgcTCTCCATGCTCTGCATCTCGAGCAAACCCACCGAGAAGAAGGACCGGGTCCACCACGACCCGCAGCTCAGCGACAAGGTCCACGACGACGCGCAGAACTTCGACTACGACCACGACGCTTTCCTCGGCGCGGATGAGGCCAAAACCTTTGATCAGCTCACGCCGGAGGAGAGCAAGGAGAGACTCGG aaagatTGTAAGTAAAATAGATGAAGACAAAGACGGGTTTGTAACTGTGGAAGAGCTGAAAGACTGGATTAAGTTTGCACAAAAGCGCTGGATATACGAGGATGTAGAGCGGCAGTGGAAAGGGCACGACCTCAATGAGGACGGCCTCATTTCTTGGGAGGAATATAAAAATGCCACCTACGGCTACATCTTAG ATGACCCGGACCCTGACGATGGATTTAATTATAAACAAATGATGGTGCGAGATGAACGGCGCTTCAAGATGGCTGACAAGGATGGAGACTTGACCGCCACCAAGGAAGAGTTCACCGCCTTTCTGCACCCCGAAGAGTACGATTACATGAAAGATATAGTCGTGCAG GAAACCATGGAGGACATCGACAAGAACGGAGACGGTTTCATCGACCTGGAGGAGTACATAG GTGACATGTACAGCCACGACGGCGACGCCGACGAGCCCGAGTGGGTGAAGACGGAGAGGGAGCAGTTCGTGGAGTTCAGGGACAAGAACCGCGACGGCAAAATGGACAAGGAGGAAACCAAAGATTGGATCCTCCCTTCGGATTACGACCACGCCGAGGCGGAAGCGCGGCACCTCGTCTACGAATCCGACCAGAACAAG GACGGCAAGCTGACCAAAGAGGAGATCGTGGAGAAGTACGACTTGTTCGTGGGGAGCCAGGCCACGGACTTCGGGGAGGCCTTGGTGCGGCACGATGAATTTTAA
- the CALU gene encoding calumenin isoform X2 — MTIPQLLLCLSLSMLCISSKPTEKKDRVHHDPQLSDKVHDDAQNFDYDHDAFLGADEAKTFDQLTPEESKERLGMIVDKIDTDKDGFVTEGELKAWIKKAQKKYVYDSVERQWQEFDMNQDGFISWDEYRNVTYGTYLDDPDPDDGFNYKQMMVRDERRFKMADKDGDLTATKEEFTAFLHPEEYDYMKDIVVQETMEDIDKNGDGFIDLEEYIGDMYSHDGDADEPEWVKTEREQFVEFRDKNRDGKMDKEETKDWILPSDYDHAEAEARHLVYESDQNKDGKLTKEEIVEKYDLFVGSQATDFGEALVRHDEF, encoded by the exons ATGACCATCCCtcagctcctcctctgcctgtcgcTCTCCATGCTCTGCATCTCGAGCAAACCCACCGAGAAGAAGGACCGGGTCCACCACGACCCGCAGCTCAGCGACAAGGTCCACGACGACGCGCAGAACTTCGACTACGACCACGACGCTTTCCTCGGCGCGGATGAGGCCAAAACCTTTGATCAGCTCACGCCGGAGGAGAGCAAGGAGAGACTCGG aaTGATTGTAGATAAGATAGACACGGATAAGGATGGGTTTGTGACGGAGGGGGAGCTGAAAGCCTGGATTAAGAAGGCCCAGAAGAAATACGTGTATGACAGTGTCGAACGCCAGTGGCAGGAGTTTGACATGAATCAAGATGGATTTATCTCCTGGGATGAGTACAGGAACGTGACATATGGCACTTACCTCG ATGACCCGGACCCTGACGATGGATTTAATTATAAACAAATGATGGTGCGAGATGAACGGCGCTTCAAGATGGCTGACAAGGATGGAGACTTGACCGCCACCAAGGAAGAGTTCACCGCCTTTCTGCACCCCGAAGAGTACGATTACATGAAAGATATAGTCGTGCAG GAAACCATGGAGGACATCGACAAGAACGGAGACGGTTTCATCGACCTGGAGGAGTACATAG GTGACATGTACAGCCACGACGGCGACGCCGACGAGCCCGAGTGGGTGAAGACGGAGAGGGAGCAGTTCGTGGAGTTCAGGGACAAGAACCGCGACGGCAAAATGGACAAGGAGGAAACCAAAGATTGGATCCTCCCTTCGGATTACGACCACGCCGAGGCGGAAGCGCGGCACCTCGTCTACGAATCCGACCAGAACAAG GACGGCAAGCTGACCAAAGAGGAGATCGTGGAGAAGTACGACTTGTTCGTGGGGAGCCAGGCCACGGACTTCGGGGAGGCCTTGGTGCGGCACGATGAATTTTAA
- the OPN1SW gene encoding short-wave-sensitive opsin 1, translated as MAWWGWLVTGWSLAFLAFERYIVICKPFGNFRFSSKHALMVVVATWVIGVGVAVPPFFGWSRYVPEGLQCSCGPDWYTVGTKYKSEYYTWFLFIFCFIVPLSLIIFSYSQLLSALRAVAAQQQESATTQKAEREVSRMVVVMVGSFCLCYVPYAALAMYMVNNRNHGLDLRLVTIPAFFSKSACVYNPIIYCFMNKQFRACIMETVCGKPMTDDSDISSSAQRTEVSSVSSSQVSPS; from the exons ATGGCCTGGTGGGGCT GGCTGGTGACGGGGTGGTCCTTGGCCTTCCTGGCTTTCGAGCGCTACATCGTCATCTGCAAACCCTTCGGCAACTTCCGCTTCAGCTCCAAGCACGCCCTGATGGTGGTGGTGGCCACCTGGGTCATCGGCGTCGGCGTCGCCGTCCCCCCCTTCTTCgggtggagcag GTACGTGCCCgaggggctgcagtgctccTGCGGCCCCGACTGGTACACGGTGGGCACCAAGTACAAGAGCGAGTACTACACCTGGTTCCTCTTCATCTTCTGCTTCATCGTGCCCCTCTCCCTCATCATCTTCTCCTACTCCCAGCTGCTCAGCGCCCTGCGGGCC GTGGCCGCGCAGCAGCAGGAGTCAGCCACGACGCAGAAGGCGGAGCGGGAGGTGTCCCGcatggtggtggtgatggtgggctccttctgcctctgctaCGTGCCCTACGCGGCCCTGGCCATGTACATGGTGAACAACCGGAACCACGGCCTCGACCTGCGCCTGGTCACCATCCCTGCCTTCTTCTCCAAGAGCGCCTGCGTCTACAACCCCATCATCTACTGCTTCATGAACAAACAG TTCCGCGCCTGCATCATGGAGACGGTCTGCGGGAAGCCCATGACGGACGACTCGGATATCTCCAGCTCGGCCCAGAGGACGGAGGTCTCGTCCGTCTCCTCCAGCCAGGTCAGCCCCAGCTGA